One Candidatus Kinetoplastibacterium oncopeltii TCC290E genomic region harbors:
- the rnhA gene encoding ribonuclease HI, with the protein MNSCGKIKLWTDGACKGNPGPGGWGVMIIYPDGNRVDLYGGENNTTNNRMELLAVIQGLKRLNKEFLNIDIYTDSKYVLNGMTKWINNWKRNNWRTSTGKEVKNIDLWKNLCDQVMCYNVMWYWVEGHSKNEGNDVADRLANFGVSSLFVD; encoded by the coding sequence ATGAATAGTTGTGGCAAAATTAAATTATGGACAGATGGCGCTTGTAAAGGAAATCCAGGACCAGGTGGATGGGGTGTTATGATAATCTATCCTGATGGTAATAGAGTTGATTTGTATGGCGGAGAAAATAATACTACTAATAATAGAATGGAGTTATTAGCAGTAATTCAGGGATTAAAAAGATTAAATAAAGAATTTTTGAATATAGATATATATACAGATTCTAAATATGTGTTAAATGGAATGACTAAATGGATTAATAATTGGAAAAGGAATAATTGGCGTACAAGCACAGGCAAAGAAGTAAAAAATATTGATTTGTGGAAAAATTTATGTGATCAAGTTATGTGCTACAACGTTATGTGGTATTGGGTTGAAGGGCACTCCAAAAATGAAGGTAATGATGTTGCTGATAGATTAGCTAATTTTGGAGTATCTAGTTTATTTGTCGACTAA
- a CDS encoding OmpA family protein, translated as MKKVFTILLFFIIASTLTACSVITDNILEINKKEIVKKIDNISIFFDRDSYYVNNHYSSLIEDIAIFLSKNHNVKVILNGYADTMGSSEYNIALGQRRANSVYEIMRILGVANNQLEVVSFGKEKFHKSTDTLEKNMAKNRRVDILILN; from the coding sequence ATGAAGAAAGTATTTACAATTTTGCTTTTTTTTATTATAGCCTCAACATTAACAGCTTGTAGCGTAATCACAGATAATATTCTAGAAATAAACAAAAAGGAGATAGTTAAGAAAATTGATAATATATCAATATTTTTTGATCGTGACAGCTACTATGTAAATAATCATTACTCTAGTCTTATTGAAGACATTGCCATTTTTTTATCAAAAAATCATAATGTAAAAGTAATTCTGAATGGATATGCTGATACAATGGGTAGTTCTGAATACAATATTGCCTTAGGTCAAAGAAGAGCAAACTCTGTTTACGAAATTATGAGAATATTAGGCGTTGCAAATAATCAATTAGAAGTCGTAAGCTTCGGAAAAGAAAAATTTCATAAATCAACCGATACTTTAGAAAAAAATATGGCGAAAAACCGTCGCGTTGACATATTAATCCTTAATTAG
- a CDS encoding alpha/beta fold hydrolase, protein MKNVVLDQYNFHYINKGTGIPLLLIHGSLCDSRYWKKQIDALSMTNEIFALCLRHYWPNSFNPTSSEFSMSQHTSDVVRFIKEVIKKPVNILGHSRGATISLNIALAMPELINKLILADPGGLMIPGMNEQRNNFKIHAADIIRQNNIDYGLELFIDKVSGYGTWRKMVHWFKEMARDNAYTIIGQSEEKMLLLTNNEIKNITVPTLLIGGEISPEPYPIIIDLLHKFIPRSKKVIVNGSSHGMNLGNPLFFNKTVSDFICI, encoded by the coding sequence ATGAAAAATGTTGTATTAGATCAATATAATTTTCACTATATAAATAAAGGTACTGGGATACCTTTATTGTTGATTCATGGTTCATTATGTGATAGTAGATATTGGAAAAAACAAATAGATGCTTTAAGCATGACAAATGAAATTTTTGCATTGTGCCTTAGGCATTATTGGCCAAATAGTTTCAATCCCACTAGTAGTGAGTTCTCTATGAGCCAGCACACATCAGATGTTGTGAGATTTATAAAAGAGGTAATAAAAAAACCTGTAAATATATTAGGGCACTCTAGAGGTGCCACTATATCTTTGAATATAGCATTAGCTATGCCAGAGCTTATAAATAAGCTAATATTAGCTGATCCTGGTGGATTAATGATACCAGGCATGAATGAACAAAGAAATAATTTTAAGATACATGCAGCTGATATTATAAGACAAAATAATATTGATTATGGCTTAGAACTGTTTATCGATAAAGTAAGCGGTTATGGAACTTGGAGAAAAATGGTTCATTGGTTCAAGGAAATGGCACGTGACAATGCATACACCATAATAGGACAATCTGAGGAAAAGATGTTATTATTAACAAATAACGAGATCAAAAACATAACTGTACCTACATTATTAATTGGTGGAGAGATAAGTCCAGAGCCATATCCAATTATCATAGATTTATTACATAAATTTATACCAAGAAGCAAAAAAGTAATAGTCAATGGATCTTCCCATGGAATGAATTTAGGTAATCCTCTATTTTTTAATAAAACTGTATCAGATTTTATTTGTATATAG
- a CDS encoding tetratricopeptide repeat protein, with protein sequence MTLRYIPYIRAIFIALVISSCMLSTTYAKNEHSYCELDLQKQIDNIKKSELQLHNYIMNLQNEIYIIRDQIELITNNPLLNNKSFHTKKLKKDEFSLKEKEHYDQSIKMFNKHEYIEAKNNLSSFIDIYNNSVLLPYARFYYGKCNYKLSKFKESIDQLIIFIKEKPDSEYVPEALLLIAENQIALNNITDATKTLKIILKNHKTSDIYGTAQKLFNMVR encoded by the coding sequence ATGACATTACGTTATATTCCATATATCCGTGCAATATTCATAGCACTTGTAATATCTAGTTGTATGCTTTCAACAACATATGCTAAAAATGAACATAGTTACTGTGAGTTAGATTTACAAAAACAGATTGATAATATAAAGAAATCAGAATTGCAACTACATAACTATATTATGAATCTGCAAAATGAAATATATATTATTAGAGATCAAATAGAACTCATAACAAATAATCCTTTGTTAAACAATAAGTCATTTCACACTAAAAAATTAAAAAAAGATGAATTTAGTTTAAAAGAAAAAGAACATTACGATCAATCCATAAAAATGTTTAATAAGCATGAATACATAGAAGCTAAAAATAATTTATCTAGTTTTATTGATATCTATAACAACAGTGTTTTATTACCATATGCAAGATTTTATTATGGTAAATGCAATTACAAACTAAGTAAATTTAAGGAATCAATAGATCAATTGATTATTTTTATTAAAGAAAAACCTGATAGTGAGTATGTTCCTGAAGCTTTGCTATTAATTGCTGAGAATCAGATAGCACTCAACAATATAACTGATGCAACAAAAACATTGAAAATTATATTGAAAAACCATAAGACTTCAGATATATATGGAACAGCACAAAAATTATTTAATATGGTTAGATAA
- the gltS gene encoding sodium/glutamate symporter, translating to MISLSLTQSLLACCLVLLGGRFLTKKVSFLARYSVPDSIVGGLIFAIITQALAAFGGIQIYLETTIKPTFLLLFFGCIGLTADLKLLARGGSRLIALLLVLVPFLFLQNIVGLSLAYLLDMHPLMGLIGGTITLVGGHGTGAAYAARFADINNIQNITALAMTSATIGLVFGGVLGGPISEWLIKKYKIITPLESGEHRKDDNSIKKDLIESKPTTEPSDFITSLCVALITLAGGSYLSRLVGSTTVSLPNFLWCLGIGILIRNIGPFVKLKLNDKATEILGTVMLSLFLGFTMMTLDLASAAKLAGPLAFILLIQSIVCSLYCCLVVFKALKRDYEATVMSGAFCGIGLGTTATAIANMQAITNRHGHAPQAFIVIPLTGAFLVDIMNVIVLTMMISLPFIGGV from the coding sequence ATGATTTCGCTTTCATTAACACAATCACTACTTGCCTGCTGTTTAGTTTTACTTGGCGGGCGTTTTTTAACAAAAAAAGTTAGCTTTCTGGCTCGCTATAGCGTTCCTGATTCTATTGTTGGCGGTCTTATTTTTGCAATAATAACACAAGCTTTGGCAGCATTTGGTGGTATTCAAATCTACCTTGAGACAACAATTAAACCTACTTTTTTATTGCTTTTTTTTGGATGTATAGGGTTAACCGCAGACTTAAAATTACTTGCAAGAGGTGGATCGAGGCTAATAGCTCTATTATTGGTTCTTGTTCCATTTCTATTCCTACAAAATATAGTTGGTTTGAGCTTAGCATATCTTCTAGATATGCATCCCCTCATGGGCCTAATAGGCGGAACTATAACATTAGTAGGCGGTCATGGAACAGGAGCAGCATATGCAGCACGTTTTGCTGACATAAATAATATACAGAATATAACTGCTTTAGCCATGACATCAGCAACTATAGGGCTAGTTTTTGGCGGAGTTCTTGGTGGTCCTATTTCGGAGTGGTTAATTAAAAAATATAAAATTATTACTCCATTAGAAAGTGGAGAACATAGAAAAGACGATAATTCGATTAAGAAAGATTTGATTGAATCAAAGCCAACTACAGAACCTTCTGATTTTATTACTTCTCTGTGTGTAGCATTAATAACACTAGCAGGTGGATCATATTTATCCAGATTAGTAGGCAGTACTACCGTTAGTTTGCCTAATTTTCTATGGTGTCTTGGCATTGGAATTTTGATAAGAAATATTGGTCCGTTTGTAAAATTAAAACTAAATGATAAAGCTACAGAAATATTAGGCACAGTAATGTTATCTTTATTTCTTGGTTTTACAATGATGACACTAGACCTTGCTAGTGCTGCAAAACTTGCAGGTCCTTTAGCATTTATATTATTAATACAATCTATTGTATGTTCGTTATATTGTTGTTTAGTAGTCTTCAAAGCTCTTAAAAGAGATTATGAGGCTACAGTAATGTCTGGAGCTTTTTGCGGTATTGGGTTAGGAACTACTGCTACTGCTATTGCTAATATGCAAGCTATTACTAATAGGCATGGTCACGCTCCACAGGCATTTATAGTTATACCATTAACAGGTGCTTTCCTTGTAGATATTATGAACGTTATTGTTTTGACAATGATGATTTCTTTACCTTTTATAGGAGGAGTCTGA
- a CDS encoding TAXI family TRAP transporter solute-binding subunit — protein MSHIFKKMLVVIMCVMLTACERQPDSEKLRLSLEKRLDNTFGTGSFNIISLKRLGSAIDSTSPSNEERRVVYYDVLLEATKNIELGSWDHPGAAALVTLIGAGPRSIVGVKSHGNDAGDRITAHASAIYRKNNGLWECVAPAGYKAEDGLFLENGIQKPATERLLSTLNTIATSIPYTSSKTAQKVVQQELERSVTRINGRLARLQDGYPFAAGPAKGEYLVFAYSLADIAKKQHVKMIPLITSGSTENIDLLRSGNATIALAPADIALMAYNGKGPFEGHGPFTELRTLGSLYPELAHIVVRNDSLIKNLRDLKGKKISLGPIGSGGRTTFEQILAAHGLRAHKDYKIIDTQFTTALQQLNNNEIDAAAQIIGIPASPLRSEMTQSKLRLIPLDPVVVKKLTESNPALLSLSIAGGTYSNQQKRITTVGTAALMLATSELTMDEADNMVKAIYHAGQYLLAAGSTQGAQVSVTTSKICLTVPMHQGAAEALRKIAHTALPRAVLPKNIIQKKPVLEDNGIETTLTPAL, from the coding sequence ATGTCGCATATTTTTAAAAAAATGTTAGTTGTAATTATGTGTGTAATGTTAACTGCATGTGAGAGACAACCAGACTCAGAAAAACTTCGTCTATCTTTAGAAAAAAGGTTGGATAATACTTTTGGAACTGGATCATTTAACATTATTAGTTTAAAAAGACTTGGTAGCGCAATAGATAGCACTTCTCCTTCTAACGAAGAAAGAAGAGTTGTTTACTATGATGTACTATTAGAGGCAACTAAAAACATAGAACTTGGTTCATGGGATCACCCTGGAGCAGCTGCGCTAGTTACTCTAATAGGAGCAGGACCAAGAAGCATCGTAGGTGTTAAATCTCATGGTAATGATGCTGGTGATAGAATAACTGCGCATGCTAGTGCAATATATAGAAAAAATAATGGTTTATGGGAATGCGTAGCTCCAGCAGGATATAAAGCAGAAGATGGATTGTTTTTGGAAAATGGTATACAAAAACCAGCAACTGAAAGATTGTTGAGTACTCTGAATACTATAGCAACATCTATACCCTATACCTCTTCAAAAACAGCGCAGAAGGTTGTTCAGCAAGAATTAGAAAGATCGGTAACAAGAATAAACGGTAGATTGGCTAGATTGCAAGATGGTTATCCTTTTGCTGCAGGGCCTGCAAAAGGTGAATATTTAGTATTTGCATACTCTTTAGCTGATATTGCCAAAAAACAACATGTTAAAATGATACCATTAATCACTAGTGGTAGTACTGAAAATATAGATCTTCTAAGGAGTGGCAATGCAACTATAGCATTAGCTCCAGCTGATATTGCTCTTATGGCTTACAATGGCAAAGGTCCATTCGAAGGACATGGTCCATTTACAGAATTGAGAACACTAGGTAGCTTGTACCCTGAGCTAGCTCATATTGTTGTTCGTAACGACTCTTTAATAAAAAATTTAAGAGATTTGAAAGGAAAAAAGATTTCACTTGGGCCAATAGGTTCTGGAGGAAGAACAACTTTTGAGCAGATATTAGCAGCTCATGGACTTAGAGCACACAAGGACTATAAGATAATTGACACACAGTTCACTACTGCATTGCAACAACTAAATAATAACGAAATAGATGCAGCAGCACAAATAATAGGAATACCTGCTAGTCCATTACGATCAGAAATGACTCAATCAAAGCTCAGACTTATTCCTTTAGATCCTGTTGTTGTTAAAAAACTAACTGAAAGCAATCCAGCACTTTTATCTCTAAGTATTGCTGGAGGCACGTATTCAAACCAGCAAAAACGTATAACTACAGTTGGAACAGCAGCTCTTATGTTAGCAACATCAGAGCTGACAATGGATGAGGCTGATAATATGGTAAAAGCAATTTATCATGCAGGGCAATACTTACTAGCCGCAGGATCAACTCAAGGAGCACAGGTTTCAGTTACAACATCAAAAATATGTTTAACTGTACCCATGCATCAAGGAGCTGCTGAAGCGCTAAGAAAAATAGCACATACAGCATTGCCAAGGGCGGTATTACCAAAAAATATTATACAAAAGAAGCCAGTATTGGAGGATAACGGGATTGAAACAACATTAACCCCTGCTTTATGA
- the dnaQ gene encoding DNA polymerase III subunit epsilon, whose product MRQIIFDTETTGIDPVKGHRVIEIGCVEVIDRTITDNYFHVYINPDRDIDPGALSVHGLTVDFLSDKPRFKSVVNDFIEFIKDAELIAHNASFDVKFINNELSMVGFESLISYCSKIIDSLDHARKLRPGKRNSLDALCDFYNISNKDRVLHGALLDAKLLANVWLSMTRGQDELIINNKSNMYLGNNKHNNDFYINLPVLKATIKEQKEHDKYIEELRKNNKNIIW is encoded by the coding sequence ATGCGTCAGATTATTTTTGATACTGAAACTACAGGTATTGATCCTGTTAAAGGTCATAGAGTTATAGAAATAGGATGTGTAGAGGTTATTGATCGTACTATAACAGATAATTACTTTCATGTTTATATCAATCCAGATAGAGATATTGATCCTGGTGCATTGTCTGTACACGGGTTAACCGTAGATTTTTTATCAGATAAACCTAGGTTTAAATCTGTAGTTAATGATTTTATAGAATTTATAAAGGATGCTGAGTTAATAGCACATAATGCATCTTTTGACGTAAAATTTATTAATAATGAACTCAGTATGGTTGGTTTTGAATCATTAATATCATATTGCTCTAAAATTATAGATTCATTAGATCATGCCAGAAAACTCCGTCCTGGAAAGCGGAATTCTCTAGATGCATTATGTGATTTCTACAATATTTCAAATAAAGACCGAGTATTGCATGGAGCATTATTAGATGCAAAGCTTTTAGCTAATGTTTGGTTGTCTATGACACGCGGGCAAGATGAGTTAATAATTAATAATAAATCAAACATGTATTTAGGAAATAATAAGCATAACAATGATTTTTATATAAATTTACCTGTTTTGAAAGCTACAATTAAAGAACAGAAGGAACATGATAAATATATAGAAGAGCTGCGAAAAAATAATAAAAATATTATTTGGTAA
- a CDS encoding PD40 domain-containing protein, with translation MKMIENEYKTHKFLKYTDKFLLLLFIIIYSFYGSYDAYAKQNNLSTRKHVLAISDFYGIKEIGFFIRDTISKDLIYSDNFKIVSSFKENKKKIGADSVGYIISGEINRESDNIYNINYQLIDLINKITIDNVSFSGSKAEISNIAHLISDRIFRKITGEKGIFSTKIASVLHKNETEIFELVISDYNYKNQQIALRSKEPIISLAWSPDGSKIAYSSFESGRPIIYIHNISTGERKIMADYNGSNSSPTWSPDGLKIAATLTKNGLSQIYIIDVNSKNIHPFISSYSSDTEAVFTKDGKSMIFNSDRSGTYQIYKSDINGLKVKRITFNGEYNGSPKISPDSSKLLYVKNKDDTFHIAYLNMILNTELVITDGDNDCSPCFSPNGNEIIYISNKNNYRAIEKVNLIDGSSNQIYIDADSSIIEIAWGPFIE, from the coding sequence ATGAAAATGATTGAAAATGAATATAAAACCCACAAATTTCTTAAATACACGGATAAATTTTTATTACTACTATTTATAATTATTTACTCATTTTATGGCTCATACGATGCATATGCAAAACAAAACAACTTATCCACTAGGAAACATGTATTAGCAATAAGTGATTTTTATGGGATAAAAGAAATAGGTTTCTTCATAAGAGATACAATAAGTAAAGATCTTATATATAGCGATAATTTCAAAATAGTAAGTTCTTTCAAAGAAAATAAAAAAAAGATTGGTGCTGATAGTGTCGGTTATATTATAAGCGGAGAAATAAATAGAGAAAGTGATAATATATACAACATAAATTATCAACTTATTGATTTAATTAATAAAATCACAATAGACAATGTTTCATTTTCTGGATCTAAAGCAGAAATCAGTAACATTGCACATTTAATATCTGACCGTATTTTTAGAAAAATAACCGGAGAAAAAGGAATATTTTCTACTAAAATAGCCTCTGTATTACATAAAAATGAAACCGAGATTTTTGAGCTAGTAATATCCGATTATAACTATAAAAATCAACAAATAGCTCTTAGATCTAAAGAACCTATAATTTCCTTGGCTTGGTCTCCCGATGGCTCGAAAATAGCATATTCTAGCTTTGAATCAGGTAGACCTATCATATATATACATAATATATCAACAGGAGAAAGAAAAATCATGGCAGACTACAATGGATCTAACAGTTCACCTACATGGTCTCCTGACGGATTGAAAATAGCTGCTACTCTAACAAAAAATGGGTTGTCTCAAATTTACATAATAGATGTTAATAGTAAAAATATACATCCATTCATAAGTTCTTATAGCTCTGATACAGAAGCAGTATTTACAAAAGATGGTAAATCTATGATTTTTAATAGTGATAGAAGTGGAACATATCAAATTTACAAATCTGATATTAATGGATTAAAAGTAAAAAGAATTACATTTAATGGAGAATACAATGGATCTCCTAAGATATCACCAGACTCTTCAAAATTATTGTATGTAAAAAATAAAGATGATACCTTTCATATTGCCTACCTTAATATGATATTAAATACAGAATTAGTTATCACTGATGGTGACAATGATTGTTCCCCCTGTTTTTCCCCGAATGGCAATGAGATTATATATATATCTAATAAAAATAATTATAGAGCAATAGAAAAGGTAAATTTGATCGATGGATCTAGTAATCAAATATACATTGATGCAGATTCGAGTATCATAGAAATTGCATGGGGACCATTTATAGAGTAG
- the gloB gene encoding hydroxyacylglutathione hydrolase, with protein sequence MKKQIKNGIFPIKSLKDNYIWAIVKNHSIAIVDPGEYEPILDFVNKYSLRICAIFITHYHEDHTAGIKKISNSTNYQFPIYGPYNKTISLCNKKVNENDIICIPELESYITALNVSGHTLHDIAYYEKQKKILFCGDTLFSGGCGRLYNDSCAKTMLLSLMKISSLPIDTMVFCAHEYTLQNLRWAITVDNNNLELKEYYKTIIMLRELDYPTLPSSIHKELTINPFLRTNHFDIIKAASLYSGKNLKSSLEVFTVLRKWKNELG encoded by the coding sequence ATGAAAAAACAAATAAAAAATGGGATATTTCCCATAAAATCCCTTAAAGATAATTATATATGGGCTATAGTAAAAAATCATTCAATTGCTATTGTTGATCCTGGTGAATATGAACCAATATTAGATTTTGTTAATAAATATTCTTTAAGAATATGTGCTATATTTATCACTCACTACCATGAAGACCACACTGCTGGTATTAAAAAAATATCTAATAGTACAAATTATCAATTTCCAATTTATGGCCCTTACAACAAAACCATATCCTTATGCAATAAAAAGGTTAATGAAAATGATATTATATGCATACCAGAATTAGAATCATATATTACTGCATTAAATGTATCTGGTCATACATTACATGATATAGCTTATTATGAAAAACAAAAAAAAATATTATTTTGTGGAGATACTTTATTTTCAGGAGGATGTGGCAGATTATATAATGATAGTTGTGCAAAAACTATGCTCTTATCTTTAATGAAAATATCAAGTTTACCTATAGATACAATGGTTTTTTGTGCCCATGAATATACTTTACAAAACCTAAGGTGGGCTATAACAGTAGATAATAACAACCTGGAACTAAAAGAGTACTACAAAACAATAATAATGCTACGTGAACTTGACTATCCCACACTACCTTCTTCTATACATAAAGAATTAACTATTAATCCTTTTTTAAGAACAAATCATTTTGATATTATTAAAGCTGCATCATTATATTCTGGAAAAAATCTAAAATCTTCATTAGAAGTTTTTACAGTATTACGCAAATGGAAAAATGAACTTGGATAA